The Candidatus Binatia bacterium genomic interval ATCATGGTCCAGGTGCTGACGGACAACAAGAACCGCACGGTGCAGGAGATCCGGCGTCTGTTCACCAACCACGGCGGGAACCTCGGCGAGAACGGCTGTGTCGCCTGGATGTTCGACAAAAAAGGCCTGATCACCGTGGACAAGTCCAAGGTCGACGAGGAGCGATTGTTCAGTCTGGCGCTGGAAGCCGGAGCGGAGGATGTCCGCGAAGAAGACGGCCTGTTTGAAATCATCACCCCGCCCGAGGATTTCCACAAGATCCGCCACTCGCTGGAGCACGAGAAGATCCCGACTGAAACCGCGCAGGTCACGATGATTCCCAAGAACACCGTCACCGTGGGCGCGAGTCACGTGGAGCAAATTTTGAAGCTTACCGAAGAGCTCGAGGACCATGACGACGTGCAAAACGTCTCGGCCAACTTCAACATTCCCACCGAATTCTTAGAGAAAGCCAGTTAATGACTCGCAGGCTGGGGCAGACCCTGGACGCGGATTCATCCAAAAGGCGCGAGCGGGTCCATCGTGACCATCGTATCTTGCGTATTTTGGGCATCGACCCCGGCACGGTGGCGACCGGATGGGGCGTGGTCGAGATGGTGGGCGGCTCGCTCGTCCACCTCGATCACGGCACCATCGGGTCGTCGTCGGGCGCAGGACAGGGAAACCGGCTGAAGCGGATTTATCACGGCTTGCAAGAAATTCTCGCGCGCTACGAGCCCCAGGGCGTAAGCCTGGAAAAAGTTTTTTTCGCGCGCAACGCCGCGAGCGCGCTCAAATTGGGCCAGGCGCGCGGCGTCGCCGTTCTGGCCGCCGCGGAGCGCGGCATCGAGCTCTACGAATACGCGACCGCAGAGATCAAGCTCGCCGTCGTCGGCTACGGCCAGGCCAGCAAGGAGCAGGTGCAGAAGATGGTGGCTTCTATTCTACACGTGCCGGAGCCGATCCCCGCGGACGCGGCCGACGCCCTGGCCGCCGCGATCTGCTATCTCCATCAGCGCGCGTTTCATTCCCGGATCCAGGAATCGGCGCCGGGAGGTTTGCGCGCGGCGCGCCGGTGAGAACGGATGATCGGCAGGATCAGCGGAACCCTCGCGCACAAAGCTCCCGGCGAAGTCACGGTCGATGTCGGGGGAGTCGGATATCAGATCTTCATTCCCGTGACCGTCTTCTACCGCTTGCCCGATCTGGGAGAAAAAGTCCGCCTCTACACCTACACTCATCTTCGGGAGGACGCGCTCCAGCTCTTTGGCTTTCTCGAGCCCGAGGAGAAGCAGGTATTTCTGCTGCTTAACAGCGTCGCCGGCATCGGGCCGAAGCTCGCCGTCACGGTTCTTTCCGGAATTCCGGCCGATGATCTGGCAAGGGCGCTGAGAGAAGGC includes:
- a CDS encoding YebC/PmpR family DNA-binding transcriptional regulator, coding for MSGHSKWSSIKHKKAAKDAKRGKLFTKLIKEITVAARMGGGDINANPRLRTAVLTAKSNSMPAENIDRAIKKGTGELEGVHYEEVQYEGYGPGGAAIMVQVLTDNKNRTVQEIRRLFTNHGGNLGENGCVAWMFDKKGLITVDKSKVDEERLFSLALEAGAEDVREEDGLFEIITPPEDFHKIRHSLEHEKIPTETAQVTMIPKNTVTVGASHVEQILKLTEELEDHDDVQNVSANFNIPTEFLEKAS
- the ruvC gene encoding crossover junction endodeoxyribonuclease RuvC, encoding MRILGIDPGTVATGWGVVEMVGGSLVHLDHGTIGSSSGAGQGNRLKRIYHGLQEILARYEPQGVSLEKVFFARNAASALKLGQARGVAVLAAAERGIELYEYATAEIKLAVVGYGQASKEQVQKMVASILHVPEPIPADAADALAAAICYLHQRAFHSRIQESAPGGLRAARR
- the ruvA gene encoding Holliday junction branch migration protein RuvA, with the protein product MIGRISGTLAHKAPGEVTVDVGGVGYQIFIPVTVFYRLPDLGEKVRLYTYTHLREDALQLFGFLEPEEKQVFLLLNSVAGIGPKLAVTVLSGIPADDLARALREGDQARLVSIPGVGKKLAERMVVELRDKVISLPAQEIAT